The Streptomyces sp. NBC_00435 nucleotide sequence CGCCGCGAGGTCTACTCCTCGCCCGCCAGGGTGAGCCGGCGGAGCTTCTGGCCGGCGTAGAAGGTGGCGCCCACGGTGACGGCGACGAGCAGGACCACAGCGGTGGGCAGCCCGACGGTGGCATCCACGTAGCCCTCACCGGCGACCTTCTGCGCGAGGGCCAGTGCCCACTGCTGGACGCTGAGGGTCTTGGCCCCGTCGACCAGGCTGCCGAACAGCGACTCCCAGATCAGCGCGTAGACCAGGCCGAAGACCACCGCGTGGCGGCTGACGGTGCCCAGCAGCAGGAACAGCGCGCTGTAGGCGACCGAGGCGATGAGGGCGGCGACGGTGTAGGCGACGGCGATCTGCTGGCCGTTGCCGTTGAGGATGTAGCCCGCGATCAGGGTGGGGATCGCGGAGAAGACCATGGTGACGGCGATCGCGACGATCAGCTTCGTCATGATGATCGTCGGGCGCTTCACCGGCTTGGAGAGCAGGTAGACGATCGAGCCGTCGTCGATCTCCGGGCCGATGGCGCCGGTGCCGGCGATGACCCCGATCAGCGGGACCATCGTGGCCAGGGCGAAACCACCGAGGAGATCGGCGGCGACCCGGTCGTCCAGGCCCGTGAAGGCGCGGACGACGATGGAGATGACGATCAGCAGGGCGGGCAGCGCGAAGAGGATCAGCGCGCGGCGGCGGCCGAGCAGGGCCCGGTAGGTGAGCCGGGCAACGGTGGGGTTGTACATGGGTGCCAGCTCCTTCAGGCCGTGACGAGGTAGGAGAAGACCGACTCGAGGGACTCGTCGGAGGGCGAGACCGTCAGCAGCCGGATGCCGTGCTGGCGGGCGACCCGCGGCAGCAGCTCTGTGAAGCGCCCGAAGTCGACGGCCTGGACGCGCAGAGCACCTTCCTTCAGGTCGACCTCGATCCCGGCCGTGGACGGGTCGGCGATCAGGGCCGCGGCGAGGACCCGGTCGTCGGAGGAGCGGACGAGGTAGCGGTGCGGGCGGTCCGTCATCAGGCGGCGGATCTTGCGGAAGTCGCCGGAGGCGGCGTGCCGGCCGGCGACGACCACCTCGATGTGGGAGGCGAGCTGTTCGACTTCCTCCAGGATGTGCGAGGAGAACAGCACGGTTCGACCGTCGTCGCCCATGCGCCGCAGCAGGTCCATGAGCTGCATGCGCTGGCGCGGGTCCATGCCGTTGAACGGCTCGTCGAGCAGGAGCACCGACGGGTCGTGGACCAGTGCGGAGGCCATCTTCACGCGCTGGCGCATGCCCTTGGAGTACGTGGAGATCTTGCGGTCCTGCGCGTACTCCATCTCGACCGTGGCCAGGGCCCGCTGGGCGGCCACGTCGTCGAGCCCGTGCAGTTCGGCGTTGGCCACGACGAACTCGCGTCCGGTGAGGAAGTCGTACATGGCCTCGCGCTCGGGCACGACGCCGATCTGCTTGTAGACCTGCTCGTTGCGCCAGATCGCCGTGCCGTCGAGGGTGACGGTGCCCGTGGACGGGGCGAGGAAGCCGCCCATCATGTTGATGAGCGTGGACTTGCCCGCGCCGTTGGGGCCCAGGAGGCCGGTGACCCCGGGACCGATGCGCATGGTCACGTCGTTGACGGCGACGACGTTCCCGAACCAGCGGGAAGTGTGGTCGATGTCGATGATGGTCACAGCCCGGCCTTCCGGTAGCGGGCCATCAGGGCGGCGTAGGAGCCGGCGATGAGGCCGAGGATGACGAGCAGGTAGAGGACGGCGGCGGCGCCCGAGGGGGCCTCCTGGCCGGGGAAGGCGGAGGTGGCGCCGAGGAAGGCGGCCTGGAACCCGTCGATGAGCGTGATCGGGGAGAACAGCCCCAGCCACTCGACGACGCCGGGGGAACCGGTGCTGTTGGCGATGCCCTGGACGGCCGTCACCGCGCCGAACGGGATCAGGAGCACGGCGATGATGGCGGCGACGCCGAAGCCGCGGCGCGGGGTGAGCGCGGCCATGACCAGGCCGAGGCCGGAGAAGAGGAGTGACAGTACAAGTACCGACACGAGTGCCTGCCCGAATCCCTTGGTCTGGTCGCCGAAGTCGAACTTCGCCAGCAGCGAGCCGATGTACATGATCACCAGCGGGCTCGCGGTGAGGATGAACAGCGCCGAGGCCATCGCCGCGAACTTGGCGAGCACGTAGTCGACGCGCTCGATCGGCCGCGAGAAGTACAGCGGCACCGTCTTGAAGCGCAGGTCGCGGGAGACCGACTGGGGTGCCTGGGAGGCGAGGTAGAGGCCGATGATCACCTGAGTGGTCAGGGCGTACGTCGTGTACTTGATCGGCAGCTCGGTGGAGCCGGGCACGGCGATCGCGACCGCGACGAGGATCAGCGCTGGCACGCACATCACCGCGAAGAGCAGCATCGGCAGCACCTTGGACTTGGCCGAGCGGCCCAGTCCGTAGGCGCCGCGCAGGGACTGCGAGAACAGCGACTTGCGGGCGTAGGAGCGGCCGAGCCGGAGGCCGTCGTAGGACCGGTAGCCGATGTTGTGAATCTGGGTCGAGGTGTCAGGCGCCATCGGAACCGGCTCCCTTCTGCTGGGTGGCGTACTGGGCTGCGGCCTCGGCGGCCGCGTTGTCGCTGTCGCGGAACACCTCCGCGATGTGGTGGCGTCGCTGCTCCATGCGGACCAGGCCGATGCCGAGGTCGGCCACGGTGTCGCGAACGGTGTCGTACGTGGCCTCGCCGGTGGCCTCGACCAGCAGGATGTGGCCGGCGCCGGGCAGGCCCTGCTCCTCTCCCGCGTGCAGCGTGACGCCCGCCTCGGTGAGCGCCTTGCGCAGGGCGGCGGTGCCGTCCGGGTGGGCGTCGGAGTCGGTGACCTCGACCGCGAGGGTGGTCGTGGTCTGCGTGAAGTCGCTGGTGGAGCTGGAGCGCAGCAGTTTGCCGCCGTCGACGACCACGACGTGGTCGCAGGTCCGCTCCAGCTCGCCGAGCAGGTGGGAGGTGACCAGGACCGAGATGCCGAAGTCGGTGTAGACGCGGCGGATCAGGCCCAGCATCTCGTCGCGGCCGACCGGGTCGAGGCCGTTGGTGGGCTCGTCGAGGAGGACCAGCTGGGGGTCGTGGACCAGCGCCTGGGCAAGCTTGACGCGCTGCTTCATGCCGGTGGAGTAGCCGCCGATGGGGCGGTAGCGCTCCTCGTACAGCCCCACGTGGCGCAGGGTGTCCGCGGTGCGCTCACGCGCAGCGGTCGGCGGGAGCCCGGACATGCGCGCCATGTGCACGACGAACTCGGTGGCCGAGACGTCGGGGGGCAGGCAATCGTGTTCGGGCATGTAGCCGACGCGTTCGCGGATCGCGCTGCCATGGGTGGCGACGTCGAGTCCGAGCACCGCGGCGGTGCCCTCGGTGGCGGGGGAGAGTCCCAGCAGAATCTTGATCAGCGTGGACTTGCCGGCTCCGTTGGCACCCACGAGCCCGGTTACTCCGGGCCCGATGTCCAGGGAGAGCCGGTCGAGGGCGGTCACTCGGGGGTACCGCTTGCTCAGGCTTTCGGTCGCGATGACAGTCACGTGGACGACGTTAGTGGCGTGCCGCTCCCGGATCGTCAGACCTGGAGCTTGATCCTTTCTCAGCCTTCAGGACTACGGCCCCTGACATAAGGCTGACTCCCGGCTGATGCGTCCCGGACAAGTTTGTCCACAGGTCCGTGCACGGGCCTTGACGTGATCTCCAGTCATTGTCACATTCATCAGTGTCAAGTTACGGGCGCGTACGGCTATATGGACGGGCGGCTGGCATGGCTGGGGACACCAAGCAACGCACCAAGCGGCGCACCACCGGGCTCTCCGCCGAACTGAGCGGGTTCAGGGAGGTGCAGCGCCTCTCCTACGAGTGCGCGGAGGCCGTCGCGGCGCAGCTGCGCCCCGGTGTGACCGAGCGCGAGGCGGCTCGTATGCAGCGCGACTGGCTGCGCGAGCGCGGGGTGCGGGACTGGTTCCACATGCCGTTCGCGTGGTTCGGCGACCGCACCGCCTTCACGAACTTCAGGATCCCGCTGCAGTTCTTCCCGACGAACCGGGCCCTGGAGCCGGGGATGCCGTTCATCCTCGACATGGCCCCGGTCTACAAAGGCCACACCGCGGACATCGGGTACTCGGGCAGCCTCGGCCTCAATCCGGTGCAGGACCGGCTCATGTCCGATCTGCAGGCGCACCGCGCGCTGATCCTGGAGCAGGTGCGCGAGCGCCGCACCCTGCGCGACATCTACGAGGAAGTCGAACGGCTGATGATCAGCCAGGGGTACACGAACCGGCACCGGGCATACCCCTTCGGCGTCATCGCCCACAAGATAGACCGGGTCAAGGAGCGGAGCTGGTCACCGACCGCGTTCGGGTTCGGCACCCAGGCCCTGCGGGGGCTGGCCTCCGACGCCCTGCGCGGCCACCGCGAGGGCTGGTCCCCGCTGTGGAGCCCCTACCGCTTCTCCGACCACCCTCCGCAGCCCGGCCTGTGGGCGGTGGAACCGCACCTGGGCTTCCGGGGCACCGGAGCGAAGTTCGAGGAGATCCTGGTCGTCACCGACTCCCGGGACCCCGAGGAGAGCGCGTACTGGCTGGACGACGATCTGCCGCACGTGCGGCGCTGGGCTGAGGAGAAGGCGGCATGAGCACAATGACGGGCGCGGGCGCGGGTGCGGCGAGCGGGCGCGAGCGCTGGGTGAGCACGGGTGGGGTCGAGCTGTGCGTCGTCGAGCTCGGTGACACGGACCGGCCGACCGTCATCCTGGTGCACGGGTACCCGGACAGCAAGGAGGTCTGGTCGCAGGTCGCCGAGCGGCTGGCCTCCCACTTCCACGTGGTGCTCTACGACGTACGGGGCCACGGGCGTTCCACGGCCCCGCAGCCGCTGCGCGGCGGCTTCACCCTGGAGAAGCTGACCGACGACTTCCTCGCAGTCGCGGACGCGGTCAGTCCGGACCGCCCGGTCCACCTGGTCGGTCACGACTGGGGTTCCGTGCAGGGCTGGGAGTTCGCGACGGTCGCCCGCACCGAGGGCCGGATCGCCTCCTTCACCTCGATGTCGGGGCCCTCCCTCGACCACTTCGGTCACTGGATCAAGAAGCGGATGGCACGGCCCACCCCGCGCCGGGCCGCCCAGTTGCTGAACCAGGGCGCCAAGTCCTGGTACGTCTACATGCTGCACACGCCCGTGCTGCCGGAGCTCGCCTGGCGCGGTCCGCTCGGCAAGCAGTGGCCGAAGATCCTCCAGCGGGTGGAGAAGGTCCCGGCCGGGGACTACCCCACGGCCTCACTGCCCTCCGACGCCGCGCACGGCGCCTGGCTCTACCGGGACAACGTCCGGCCCCGGATGCGCCGTCCGCGCGCCGACGCGTACGCCCACGTACCGGTCCAGCTGATCACCCCCACCGGGGACGCCTTCCTCTCCGAGCGGCTCTACGACGAGCTGGAGCTGTGGGCTCCGGACCTGGTGCGGCGCACCCTGCCGGCCAAGCACTGGGTGCCCCGGACCCGGCCCGACCAGCTGGCGTCGTGGATCACCGAGTTCGTCACCGCCCGGGAGGAGCCCGCCACGCGGGCACCGGAGCACAGGGCCCCGGGCAGGTACACCGACCGCTTCGGCGGCCAGCTGGTCCTGGTCACCGGAGCCGCCAGCGGCATCGGCCGGGCCACCGCCTTCGCGTTCGCCGAGGCCGGGGCCCGTGTGGTGTGCGTGGACCGGGACGCCGACGGTGCGGCGCGCACCGCCGACATGGCCCGCCTGGTCGGCTCACCGCAGGCCTGGGGCGAGTGCGTCGACGTCAGCGACGAGCAGGCGATGGAGAAGCTCGCCGCGAAGGTCGCCGCCGAGTACGGGATCGTGGACGTCCTGGTCAACAACGCCGGCATCGGCCTGTCCGGTCCTTTCATGGAGACGAGCGCCGAGGACTGGAAGAAGGTCCTCGACGTCAATCTGTGGGGCGTCATCCACGGCTGCCGGCTCTTCGGCAAGCAGATGGCCGACCGCGGGCAGGGCGGGCACATCGTCAACACCGCCTCCGCCGCCGCCTATCTGCCGTCCAGGACGCTGCCTGCGTACAGCACTTCCAAGGCCGCGGTGCTGATGCTCAGCGAGTGCCTGCGGGCCGAGCTGGCGTCGAAGTCGATCGGCGTCTCGGCGATCTGCCCGGGCATCGTCAACACCAACATCACGGCCACCTCCCGCTTCGCCGGGGTGGACGAGGCCGAGGAGAAGCGGCGCCAGCAGAAGTCCTCCCGCCTGTACGGGCTGCGCAACTTCCCACCGGAGAAGGTCGCCGAGGCGATCCTGCTCGCGGTCGTGAAGAACCAGGCCGTGGTCCCGGTGACCCCCGAGTCCAAGGGCGCCCTGTGGATGTCCCGGTTCGCACCGGGCACCCTGAGGCGGTTCGCGAAACTGGAGCCCAGGTTGTGAGCGGGGTGGCCCCGTACCCGATCGCCCCGCGCCGGGTGGCCTTCAGCTGGAGGACCACCCCGCTGCACTGGATACCGGACGAGCCCACCGCCACCCATGTCATCAACGTGCTGCACCTGTTGCTGCCCGCCGGTGAGCGGTGGTTCGTGAAGGTCTTCAAGGAGGGCCTGCCGCTGGTCACGGACCCGGGGCTGCGGAGCCAGGTGAAGGGGTTCATGGGCCAGGAGGCCACGCACAGCGTGCAGCACTCCTACGTCCTGGACCACCTGGCCGAACAACGGCTTCCCACCGGGGCGTACACGAAGCACGTGGACTTCCTCTTCGAAAAACTGCTGGGGGAGACCCCTCCGTTCGGGGTGCCCGTGACAGCGCAGGAGTGGCTGCGTTTCCGGCTGTCGCTGGTCGCCGCGATCGAGCAGTTCACGGCGGTCCTCGGGGACTGGGTGCTCGGCGCCGAGGGGCTGGACCGGGCCGGCGCGGACGAGATCATGCTCGATCTGCTGCGCTGGCACGGAGCGGAGGAGGTGGAGCACCGCTCCGTCGCCTTCGACATGTACCAGCACTGCGGGGGCGCGGGCCTGCCCCGCTACGCGCGCCGCGTCGAGGGCATGGTCGTGGTGGCCCCGGTACTGGGCTGGCTGTGGATCCTGGGTGCCTCGTACCTCCTGCGCAACGACCCGGAACTGCGCGGGCGGCCGCGCTATTCGCTGCGCGAGCACAACCGGGCGGTGGCCAAGGGTCTGCTGCCCACTTGGAGAGAGCTCGGCACGGCCATACCCCGCTACCTGCGACGGTCGTACCATCCCTCGCAGGAGGGCTCGCTGCGCAGGGCGGTCGAGTACCTTGCGGCTTCACCTGCCGCCCGGTCAGCGGCGGGCGCGGTCGGCCGAGCCGCCATGTCGTAGGGAGCCGGGATTGTCCGATCAGGCAGTAGCCGAGTACCGGATCGAGGATCTGGCGCACCACAGCGGTGCGACGGTCCGCACGATCCGGGCGTACCAGGACCGCGGTCTGCTGCCGAAGCCGGAGCGGCGAGGCCGTTCCAATGTCTACCGGGACACGCATCTGGCGCGGCTGCGCCAGATAGCCGACCTGCTGGACCGCGGTTACACCCTGGCCTCCATCAAGGAACTGCTGGAGGCCTGGGACGCGGGCCGCGGGCTCGGCGGTGTCCTCGGGCTGGTCGCCGAGGTGCACGGGCCGTGGACGGACGAGGAAGCGGCCCGCATCACCCGGGACGAGCTGAACGACCGGTTCGGCGGCAAGCCGGACGACGACGCGGTCGGTGAGGCGTGTGAGCTGGGTGTGCTGGAGCGGATCCCCGGCCGCCCGGACCAGTTCCTCGTACCGTCCCCGCAGGAGCTGGCGGTGGCCGCCGAACTGTATGCCGCCGGCGTCCCGCTGCCCGCGATCACCGGTCATCTGCGGGAGTTGCGCGGCCAGGTGGAGTACATCGCTTCGCGCTTCCTGGAGTTCACCACGGAGCACGTCTTCGCCCGCTACCTGGGGGCCGTTCCCCCGACCGACTCCGACGCGGCCGAGGCGGCGACGATGGTACGAAGGCTGCGTCCGCTGGCGCA carries:
- a CDS encoding ABC transporter permease → MYNPTVARLTYRALLGRRRALILFALPALLIVISIVVRAFTGLDDRVAADLLGGFALATMVPLIGVIAGTGAIGPEIDDGSIVYLLSKPVKRPTIIMTKLIVAIAVTMVFSAIPTLIAGYILNGNGQQIAVAYTVAALIASVAYSALFLLLGTVSRHAVVFGLVYALIWESLFGSLVDGAKTLSVQQWALALAQKVAGEGYVDATVGLPTAVVLLVAVTVGATFYAGQKLRRLTLAGEE
- a CDS encoding ABC transporter ATP-binding protein, producing MTIIDIDHTSRWFGNVVAVNDVTMRIGPGVTGLLGPNGAGKSTLINMMGGFLAPSTGTVTLDGTAIWRNEQVYKQIGVVPEREAMYDFLTGREFVVANAELHGLDDVAAQRALATVEMEYAQDRKISTYSKGMRQRVKMASALVHDPSVLLLDEPFNGMDPRQRMQLMDLLRRMGDDGRTVLFSSHILEEVEQLASHIEVVVAGRHAASGDFRKIRRLMTDRPHRYLVRSSDDRVLAAALIADPSTAGIEVDLKEGALRVQAVDFGRFTELLPRVARQHGIRLLTVSPSDESLESVFSYLVTA
- a CDS encoding ABC transporter permease subunit; this encodes MAPDTSTQIHNIGYRSYDGLRLGRSYARKSLFSQSLRGAYGLGRSAKSKVLPMLLFAVMCVPALILVAVAIAVPGSTELPIKYTTYALTTQVIIGLYLASQAPQSVSRDLRFKTVPLYFSRPIERVDYVLAKFAAMASALFILTASPLVIMYIGSLLAKFDFGDQTKGFGQALVSVLVLSLLFSGLGLVMAALTPRRGFGVAAIIAVLLIPFGAVTAVQGIANSTGSPGVVEWLGLFSPITLIDGFQAAFLGATSAFPGQEAPSGAAAVLYLLVILGLIAGSYAALMARYRKAGL
- a CDS encoding ABC transporter ATP-binding protein: MTVIATESLSKRYPRVTALDRLSLDIGPGVTGLVGANGAGKSTLIKILLGLSPATEGTAAVLGLDVATHGSAIRERVGYMPEHDCLPPDVSATEFVVHMARMSGLPPTAARERTADTLRHVGLYEERYRPIGGYSTGMKQRVKLAQALVHDPQLVLLDEPTNGLDPVGRDEMLGLIRRVYTDFGISVLVTSHLLGELERTCDHVVVVDGGKLLRSSSTSDFTQTTTTLAVEVTDSDAHPDGTAALRKALTEAGVTLHAGEEQGLPGAGHILLVEATGEATYDTVRDTVADLGIGLVRMEQRRHHIAEVFRDSDNAAAEAAAQYATQQKGAGSDGA
- a CDS encoding M24 family metallopeptidase, with product MAGDTKQRTKRRTTGLSAELSGFREVQRLSYECAEAVAAQLRPGVTEREAARMQRDWLRERGVRDWFHMPFAWFGDRTAFTNFRIPLQFFPTNRALEPGMPFILDMAPVYKGHTADIGYSGSLGLNPVQDRLMSDLQAHRALILEQVRERRTLRDIYEEVERLMISQGYTNRHRAYPFGVIAHKIDRVKERSWSPTAFGFGTQALRGLASDALRGHREGWSPLWSPYRFSDHPPQPGLWAVEPHLGFRGTGAKFEEILVVTDSRDPEESAYWLDDDLPHVRRWAEEKAA
- a CDS encoding SDR family oxidoreductase — translated: MTGAGAGAASGRERWVSTGGVELCVVELGDTDRPTVILVHGYPDSKEVWSQVAERLASHFHVVLYDVRGHGRSTAPQPLRGGFTLEKLTDDFLAVADAVSPDRPVHLVGHDWGSVQGWEFATVARTEGRIASFTSMSGPSLDHFGHWIKKRMARPTPRRAAQLLNQGAKSWYVYMLHTPVLPELAWRGPLGKQWPKILQRVEKVPAGDYPTASLPSDAAHGAWLYRDNVRPRMRRPRADAYAHVPVQLITPTGDAFLSERLYDELELWAPDLVRRTLPAKHWVPRTRPDQLASWITEFVTAREEPATRAPEHRAPGRYTDRFGGQLVLVTGAASGIGRATAFAFAEAGARVVCVDRDADGAARTADMARLVGSPQAWGECVDVSDEQAMEKLAAKVAAEYGIVDVLVNNAGIGLSGPFMETSAEDWKKVLDVNLWGVIHGCRLFGKQMADRGQGGHIVNTASAAAYLPSRTLPAYSTSKAAVLMLSECLRAELASKSIGVSAICPGIVNTNITATSRFAGVDEAEEKRRQQKSSRLYGLRNFPPEKVAEAILLAVVKNQAVVPVTPESKGALWMSRFAPGTLRRFAKLEPRL
- a CDS encoding metal-dependent hydrolase, which codes for MSGVAPYPIAPRRVAFSWRTTPLHWIPDEPTATHVINVLHLLLPAGERWFVKVFKEGLPLVTDPGLRSQVKGFMGQEATHSVQHSYVLDHLAEQRLPTGAYTKHVDFLFEKLLGETPPFGVPVTAQEWLRFRLSLVAAIEQFTAVLGDWVLGAEGLDRAGADEIMLDLLRWHGAEEVEHRSVAFDMYQHCGGAGLPRYARRVEGMVVVAPVLGWLWILGASYLLRNDPELRGRPRYSLREHNRAVAKGLLPTWRELGTAIPRYLRRSYHPSQEGSLRRAVEYLAASPAARSAAGAVGRAAMS
- a CDS encoding MerR family transcriptional regulator produces the protein MSDQAVAEYRIEDLAHHSGATVRTIRAYQDRGLLPKPERRGRSNVYRDTHLARLRQIADLLDRGYTLASIKELLEAWDAGRGLGGVLGLVAEVHGPWTDEEAARITRDELNDRFGGKPDDDAVGEACELGVLERIPGRPDQFLVPSPQELAVAAELYAAGVPLPAITGHLRELRGQVEYIASRFLEFTTEHVFARYLGAVPPTDSDAAEAATMVRRLRPLAQQTVDAELARAMRLFATRHLQRHLGAVGTPQPSGPAPVALPAETVRAVQELVGADHVAEFVRAATERELQARTMNDLASRGGR